From Selenomonas ruminantium AC2024, a single genomic window includes:
- the rfbA gene encoding glucose-1-phosphate thymidylyltransferase RfbA: MKGIVLAGGSGTRLYPLTMVTSKQLLPIYDKPMIYYPLSVLMNAGIRDILIISTPADTPRFQELLKDGSRFGLNLEYAVQPSPDGLAQAFIIGEEFIGDDSVAMVLGDNIFAGHGLKKRLRHAVEMAETGQGATVFGYYVDDPERFGIVEFNDKGQAISIKEKPQHPKSNYCVTGLYFYDNQVVELAKKLQPSARGELEITDLNILYLEKGQLNVELLGQGFSWLDTGTHESLVEATAFVKTMETHQHRKLACLEEIAYLNGWISREDVMAAYEVLKKNQYGKYLKDVVDGKFLDVLHG, translated from the coding sequence ATGAAGGGAATAGTTTTAGCAGGTGGTTCTGGGACAAGATTGTACCCACTGACCATGGTGACATCGAAGCAGCTGCTGCCGATTTACGATAAGCCGATGATTTATTATCCGCTGTCTGTCTTGATGAATGCGGGGATAAGGGATATCCTTATCATCTCTACGCCGGCAGACACGCCTAGATTTCAGGAGCTTTTGAAGGACGGCAGCCGTTTTGGTTTGAATCTTGAATATGCCGTTCAGCCATCACCGGATGGACTGGCGCAGGCGTTTATTATTGGTGAGGAATTTATCGGCGATGATTCTGTGGCCATGGTGCTGGGGGATAATATCTTTGCCGGGCATGGTCTGAAGAAACGGCTGCGTCATGCGGTGGAGATGGCCGAAACGGGACAAGGGGCAACTGTCTTTGGTTATTATGTAGATGACCCAGAGCGTTTTGGTATTGTGGAGTTTAACGATAAAGGGCAGGCTATCAGCATCAAGGAAAAGCCACAGCACCCTAAAAGCAATTATTGTGTAACGGGCTTGTATTTCTATGATAATCAGGTGGTGGAACTGGCGAAAAAGCTGCAACCGTCTGCGCGTGGTGAGCTGGAAATTACGGATTTGAACATACTTTATCTTGAAAAAGGGCAGCTGAATGTTGAATTGCTGGGTCAAGGTTTTAGCTGGCTTGATACGGGAACTCATGAAAGTCTGGTGGAGGCTACGGCGTTTGTAAAGACCATGGAAACGCACCAACACAGAAAGCTGGCGTGCTTGGAGGAGATTGCTTATCTCAATGGCTGGATAAGCCGTGAAGATGTTATGGCTGCCTATGAGGTGCTGAAGAAGAATCAGTATGGCAAGTATCTCAAAGACGTAGTGGATGGTAAATTCTTGGATGTTCTGCATGGATAG
- the rfbB gene encoding dTDP-glucose 4,6-dehydratase, with protein sequence MNIVVTGGAGFIGGNFVYYMLKKRPEDKIICYDKLTYAGNLATLEDAQKHENFKFIKGDIADRQAVYKMFEEEKPDVIVNFAAESHVDRSIENPEIFLQTNIIGTSVLLDACRKYGIQRYHQVSTDEVYGDLPLDRPDLFFTEETPLHTSSPYSSSKAGADLLVMAYGRTYGVPVTISRCSNNYGPYHFPEKLIPLMIVNALADKPLPVYGEGQNVRDWLYVEDHCKAIELILRKGKVGEVYNVGGHNEKKNIDIVKLICQALGKPESLITHVADRKGHDMRYAIDPTKIHNELGWLPETKFEDGIKKTIQWYLDNKKWWQDILARG encoded by the coding sequence ATGAATATTGTAGTTACCGGTGGTGCCGGCTTTATTGGCGGCAATTTTGTTTATTATATGCTGAAGAAGCGGCCTGAGGATAAGATTATCTGCTATGATAAGCTGACCTATGCTGGCAATCTGGCAACACTCGAAGATGCGCAGAAGCATGAGAACTTCAAGTTTATTAAAGGTGATATTGCTGACCGTCAGGCTGTCTATAAGATGTTTGAAGAAGAAAAGCCGGATGTTATTGTTAATTTTGCGGCTGAATCTCATGTTGACCGGTCAATTGAGAATCCGGAGATTTTCCTGCAGACTAATATCATTGGTACAAGTGTACTTTTGGATGCCTGCCGTAAGTATGGGATTCAGCGGTATCATCAGGTGTCTACGGATGAGGTTTATGGTGATTTGCCGCTTGACCGTCCTGATTTGTTCTTTACGGAAGAAACGCCGCTTCATACCAGCAGTCCTTATTCGAGTTCCAAGGCCGGGGCTGATTTACTGGTGATGGCTTATGGCCGTACCTACGGTGTGCCGGTGACGATTAGCCGTTGCAGCAATAACTATGGCCCGTATCATTTCCCGGAGAAGCTGATTCCTCTGATGATCGTCAACGCTTTGGCAGATAAGCCCCTGCCGGTATATGGTGAAGGGCAGAATGTTCGCGACTGGCTGTATGTGGAAGATCATTGCAAGGCGATAGAATTGATTCTTCGCAAGGGGAAAGTCGGAGAGGTCTACAACGTTGGTGGCCATAATGAGAAGAAGAACATTGATATCGTCAAGCTCATTTGTCAGGCACTGGGTAAGCCAGAATCCCTGATTACCCATGTGGCTGACCGAAAAGGCCATGATATGCGCTATGCAATTGACCCGACTAAGATTCACAATGAATTGGGATGGCTGCCTGAGACTAAGTTCGAGGACGGCATCAAGAAAACTATTCAGTGGTATCTTGACAATAAAAAGTGGTGGCAGGATATTTTGGCTAGAGGGTAA
- a CDS encoding Txe/YoeB family addiction module toxin produces MNRQFSENAWNDIMSWLREDRKIIKKIDELLTNIERNGHEGRGKPEPLRYELSGYWSRRITEKDRLIYRFDENTIYIAACKGHYN; encoded by the coding sequence ATGAATAGACAATTCTCCGAAAATGCCTGGAACGATATCATGAGCTGGCTGCGGGAAGACCGTAAAATTATCAAAAAAATTGATGAGTTACTAACCAACATTGAGCGTAACGGCCATGAAGGCCGGGGAAAGCCAGAGCCACTCCGTTACGAATTGTCAGGCTACTGGAGCCGTCGTATTACCGAAAAAGACCGGCTCATTTACCGTTTTGACGAAAATACCATATATATTGCCGCCTGCAAAGGGCACTACAATTAA
- a CDS encoding type II toxin-antitoxin system Phd/YefM family antitoxin, whose protein sequence is MLAVNYSTLRNNLKSYCDRATDDAETVFVTRKDEKNLVMMSLESYNNLMENIFVRSNHKNYQHITEGIRQLEGGNTVNKTPDEWEKLLHE, encoded by the coding sequence ATGTTAGCCGTAAATTACTCAACCTTGCGCAACAATCTGAAAAGCTATTGTGACCGTGCCACAGACGATGCCGAAACTGTCTTTGTCACCCGCAAAGACGAAAAGAATCTGGTTATGATGAGCCTTGAATCCTATAACAACCTTATGGAAAACATCTTTGTCCGCAGCAACCATAAAAACTACCAGCACATCACGGAAGGTATCCGCCAGCTGGAAGGTGGCAATACTGTAAACAAAACTCCAGATGAATGGGAGAAACTACTCCATGAATAG